Below is a genomic region from Pan troglodytes isolate AG18354 chromosome X, NHGRI_mPanTro3-v2.0_pri, whole genome shotgun sequence.
CACCATGAAGGGACACCAAGACAAGACCCCCACTCCAAGGAAAACAATCCACATAGAATCAATCAGCTGGCAAGTGGGCTGTCTTTTAGAGTCGCGAAGCCATTCAGGTTGGCAAGAATGATTACCCACTGTTACTTAAGTGAGAGGCCCTAGGGTATAATATTAGGGTGAGAGACTCAGCCCAAAGTTAGAGACCTGGGGGTGTCATACTCAGATTAGAGGCCAAGCCCACAGGGTTAGAGGCCCTGGGGAATATTGAGAAGAATGGATTTGGCTAAACAAGATGTTTGCCACTTTCTCTTTTTGGACTGTCCACCTTGTGCTCTTTGTCCCTCACCTGAGTGCTCTGCATATTGTTGCCTTTCTGCTCACCGCCTCCGTTTTGCAGTAGCCTGGAGGCTGCCCCAGGAAAGAGGCCCCAAACAGTTTAGCTTTTACTTTCCTCAGCAATCCTCTGACTTTTAGCCTTGATGTCTTAGAGCTATTGCTGCTACCACTTTTCTAGTTGGCAAAGCTAATAAACTAACATTAGAACAGCACCTACAGGTTTTTGACCCCACACCAAGGGAAGGTGGTCCTAGAAGCTAAAGGGCACCAGTGGATAATAggagaatatttatgaaagtgTGAGGCCTTATTGCTAGACCGACCCTCCAGACATAACCCTTAAAGCCTGGCAAAccataaacccagctacttaCCTGTCAGAGTCCACAGGTGCTCCCAGCCTTTCTGGCATacaggttgtattagtctgttctcacgctgctaataaagacatatctgaggctgggtaatttataaaaaaagaggtttaattgactcacagttgcacatggTCGGAGAGGCCtcacactcatggcagaaggcaggtgagGAACAAAGTCACatctcttacatggcagcaggcaaaagagcttgtgtagggaaactcccctttataaaaccatcagctgtaatcccagcactttgggagtccaaggcagtggatgacctgaggtgaggagatcgaggccagcctggccaacatggtgaaactctgtctatactaaaagtacaaaaattagacaggcatggtggtgggcacctgtaatcccaggtactcgggaggctgagacaggagaatcgcttgaacccgggaatcagaggttgctgtgagccaagatcatgataatgcactccagcctgagcaacagagcaagactctgtctcaaaaataaataaataaataaaccatcagatctcatgaggcttattcactgtcacgagaacagcatgggaaagacccatcccccgattcaattacctcccactgggcccctcccacgatatataggaattatgggagctataattcaagataagatttgactggggacacagccaaagcatgtCACAGGTTATGAAACAAATTTATTCTAGCAGGCCAGACGTAGGAGAGATGAGCCCCTTGACCATCCCAAGGAAGAGTGGTTAACAGATGCAAGTTGTTTTATGCATCAGGAAAACAGGAGGGCTAGATATGCTATTAGTAGTCAGCACAAGAGAATCAAGGCACAAGCCTTGCTGGCCTTGACCTCAGCTCAAAAAGCTGAGTTAATTGAACTTACTAGGCCCCTGCAGTTGGAGAGgatttaaaagttaacatttacaCTGATTCCAAGTATGATTTTTTAGTGCTTCATGCTTATGCTGCAATTTGGAATGGGTGGGGACTCCTGACCCCAAAGGGCTTTTCCATACAACATCATTCAGATTTTGAGCTTGTTAGAATGCTGCTTTGCTGCCAAAAAGTGACTATAATTAATTGCAGAGGAGATCAAAAGAGAGACTGACCATGTAAAAGGAAATGCCCTTGTAGATGCCACAGCCAAGGCCCCTGCACTGAAAGGGCCAATGAAGCTTGTGGGCGTGCTGGTCAGCATACATAGAACTGGGCCGGAATACCctgaagaagaacaaaaatggTCCAGGGATTGCATTTCAGTCCAGGGCCTCTCGGGCTGAATGATGGTAATAAATTACTAATGCCAAGTACCAATCACAGGAGTATAACTCAGCACTTTCATGATTCTTTTCACCCTAGAAGGGATTCTTTGTTTCTGTTAATGTCTCATTTGTTTATAGGGGTAAATCTTTTCAAGACACTAAAACAGGTGACTCAGCCCTGTGAGCTCTGTGCCTGACATGACCCAAATGGCCAGCAATTTTCTCCTTCTCCAGTTAAACCTGTCCAAAATTGAGGAACCTATCTACATGAGAACTGGCAACTCTAATTTACCCCGAAGCCTTTCTGCAGGAGATTCAAATATTTGCTAATGCTTACTGATACCTTCACTGGTTAGATCGAGGCATTCCCCACCCCATCTGAAAAATGTTTACCAGAAGAAATAACTCCTCAGTTTGGGTAATCCAAAAGCCTGCAAAGTGACAATGGCCCATCTTTCACAGCAGGCGTAACCCAACACCTATCCTCAGCTTTAAGAATCCAATATTACCTTCACTCTGCTGGAGACCGCAGTCCTCTGGAAAGGTGAAAGGGCTAATCCTAAAGAAGACTCTAGCTAAATCAGAGGCCTGACTATCTCTAACACCCATAGCTTACTGCGGGTTTGAACTGCTCCAAAGTAAAACGTATAATCAAGTCCTGTTGAGTTAACATGTGGAAGGCCTTTCCTAACCACAGATCTCCTAATAGATGAAATGAATCTCCATTACAAAAATGTCATCAATCTAGGACAGGTGCAAAGGCACTCTGTGAATATGGAAACAAGAGTCTTCCCCTCCCACATGGGAGGAAAATTCAGTTTCAGCTCAGCTAGGAATTTAGTCTTACTAAAGACGTGGGAGGAAGTTCTTCAGCTGAGCAGCTTTCCCCAACGTGGAAGGGACCATAGCAAGGACACCTGAGTTCTCCAACAGACGTTCAACGCCAAGGGATTCACAGGTGGGTGCACCTGTGTGGAAGTAAAGCTGTTGCTTATTCTGGGAGCCCAATcggaggctgggggaggtggaCGCGGGGCTATTGAAGCGTTGGCGGAGGGCGGGCTGGGTCGCTGCGCGTCTGCTCCTCCTTCTCGTGTTTCTCCTGCCGCCCTAATCCCGCCTTGGCCATGGGGGAAATCCTGCTCACGCAGAGCGGGCAGTGCGGGAACCAGATCGGCGCCAAGGTTGGCAGCCGGGGCTCTGAGGGCCCAGCCCGGGCCTGCCGGGTGGCCGGGGAAGATGTTGGCAGTGGCGGGAGCGGTGCCCCTGCATTGCGGCCCCTGGGCTCCCTGCCGGGGACGCGGTGGAACTGGGCGGCTGGCGAGGCGGCTGGGGTGGACCCCAGGGACAGGGCGGCCTAGGGATGGGGGTGCggatgagggtgggggtgggagaggggctggggcgCCTCCGTGACTCAGCCCCGGCCTGTCTGGCCCCTCCTGTCTCTTGCAGTTCTGGGAGGTGATCTCTGATGAACATGCCATCGACTCCGCTGGCACCTACCATGGGGACAGCCACCTGCAGCTGGAGCGCATCAACGTGTACTACAACGAGGCCAGCGGTGAGACCCCCGTCCTTCCCCCACCGCCCTCCTGGGAACGTGGCTCTCCCCTCGCTCATGCCCTCCCGCCCCACGCAGGTAGCAGGTACGTGCCCCGCGCTGTGCTCGTGGATCTGGAGCCGGGCACCATGGACTCTGTGCGCTCGGGTCCCTTCGGGCAGGTCTTCAGGCCAGACAACTTCATTTCCGGTGAGCTGCGGGCGAGGACTGGGGTGCGGCTCCTTAGCCAGGGCAGCTCAAAATCCAGGAACGCTCCAAGGTCATCCTGTGGGAACTGTGGCGCCAGGGCCCCTGAACACTCTCCTGTCCTCAATCTGCCTCTCCTAAACGGGCTTCGGGAGGAAGGCCCGGGTGTCTCCTCAAGGTGAGGAGCTACTGATGTCCTTGCCGGGAGCTGAGCTGGGGCCGTGGCTACTGCCTTTCCTGAGAATGGGCAGGAGCCACCTGCAGCGAGGTCTGTGAGCCCGTCTCAGGTTTGACTCCTGTCTTAATTTCTAACAGGGGAAGCTGCTGTCCTGTAACTCTGGAGGAGGGGGTTTCATTTGCTCCACCTACAGGGCGAATGGTGCTTTCACCTCACATGTGACACTGGTGCTTTCTGCATTATGGTGGTGACCACTGATGACCGTATACCTGGCCGTCGAGTGACTGGCTGTACTGTCTTACAGGTCAGTGTGGGGCCGGAAACAACTGGGCCAAGGGACACTACACCGAAGGCGTGGAGCTGATGGAGTCAGTGATGGACGTTGTCAGAAAGGAGGCTGAGAGCtgtgactgcctgcagggtttcCAGCTGACCCACTCCCTGGGTGGGGGGACTGGGTCTGGGATGGGTACCCTTCTGCTCAGTAAGATCCGGGAGGAGTACCCAGACAGGATCATAAACACATTCAGCATCCTGCCCTCGCCCAAGGTGTCAGACACCATGGTGGATCCCTACAACGCCACCCTCTCAGTCCACCAGCTCATAGAAAACGCGGATGAGACCTTTTGCATAGATAACGAAGCGCTATATGACATATGTTCCAGGACCCTAAAACTGCCCACACCCACCTATGGTGACCTGAACCACCTGGTGTCTGCTACCATGAGTGGGGTCACCACATGCCTGCGCTTCCCAGGCCAGCTGAATGCTGACCTGCGGAAGCTGGCCATGAACATGGCTCCATTTCCCCAGCTACATTTCTTCATGCCCGGCTTTGCCCCACTGACCAGCCGGGGCAGCCAGCAGTACTGGGCCTTGACTGTGGCTGAGCTTACCCAGCAGATGTTTGATGCTAAGAACATGATGGCTGCCTGTGACCCCCATCACGGCCGCTACCTAACGGCGGCTGCCATTTTCAGGGGTCGCATGCCCATGAGGGAGGTGGATGAACAGATGTTCAACATTCAAGATAGGAACAGCAGCTACTTTGCTGACTGGTTCCCCGACAACGTAAAAACAGCCGTCTGTGACATCCCACCCCGGGGGCTAAAAATGTCAGCCACCTTCATTGGGAATAATACGGCCATCCAGGAAC
It encodes:
- the LOC750209 gene encoding tubulin beta-8 chain isoform X2, producing MGEILLTQSGQCGNQIGAKFWEVISDEHAIDSAGTYHGDSHLQLERINVYYNEASGSRYVPRAVLVDLEPGTMDSVRSGPFGQVFRPDNFISGQCGAGNNWAKGHYTEGVELMESVMDVVRKEAESCDCLQGFQLTHSLGGGTGSGMGTLLLSKIREEYPDRIINTFSILPSPKVSDTMVDPYNATLSVHQLIENADETFCIDNEALYDICSRTLKLPTPTYGDLNHLVSATMSGVTTCLRFPGQLNADLRKLAMNMAPFPQLHFFMPGFAPLTSRGSQQYWALTVAELTQQMFDAKNMMAACDPHHGRYLTAAAIFRGRMPMREVDEQMFNIQDRNSSYFADWFPDNVKTAVCDIPPRGLKMSATFIGNNTAIQELFTCVSEQFTAMFRRKAFLHWYTGEGMDEMEFTEAESNVNNLVSEYQQYQDATAEEEEDEEYAEEEVA
- the LOC750209 gene encoding tubulin beta-8 chain isoform X1, giving the protein MDSVRSGPFGQVFRPDNFISGQCGAGNNWAKGHYTEGVELMESVMDVVRKEAESCDCLQGFQLTHSLGGGTGSGMGTLLLSKIREEYPDRIINTFSILPSPKVSDTMVDPYNATLSVHQLIENADETFCIDNEALYDICSRTLKLPTPTYGDLNHLVSATMSGVTTCLRFPGQLNADLRKLAMNMAPFPQLHFFMPGFAPLTSRGSQQYWALTVAELTQQMFDAKNMMAACDPHHGRYLTAAAIFRGRMPMREVDEQMFNIQDRNSSYFADWFPDNVKTAVCDIPPRGLKMSATFIGNNTAIQELFTCVSEQFTAMFRRKAFLHWYTGEGMDEMEFTEAESNVNNLVSEYQQYQDATAEEEEDEEYAEEEVA